In Leeia aquatica, a single window of DNA contains:
- a CDS encoding HAD family hydrolase has product MQAILFDLDGTLADTALDLGGALNRLLTEEGRPTVPMQQIRPIASHGARGLLRLGFGIEKTDPGFDSLRQRFLDHYEALFCDQTRLFDGINDMLQALTARGLRWGIVTNKPMRFTDRLVPTLGFTTTPGAIVSGDTVGVPKPDPKPMYHAASLLGVDPTACWYVGDAERDIEAGRAAGMTTVLADYGYIADDDQPEAWGADWRIAQPQDLLPLLPTSTA; this is encoded by the coding sequence ATGCAAGCCATCCTGTTTGACCTCGACGGCACCCTCGCCGATACCGCACTCGACCTCGGCGGCGCGCTGAACCGCCTGCTGACGGAAGAAGGCCGCCCGACCGTGCCCATGCAACAGATTCGCCCGATCGCCTCCCATGGCGCACGCGGGCTGCTACGGCTGGGCTTTGGCATCGAAAAAACCGACCCCGGCTTTGATAGCCTGCGACAGCGCTTCCTCGACCACTATGAAGCACTGTTCTGCGACCAGACCCGCCTGTTCGACGGCATTAACGACATGTTGCAAGCCTTGACGGCTCGCGGCCTGCGTTGGGGGATTGTCACCAACAAACCCATGCGCTTTACCGACCGGCTGGTCCCTACCCTCGGCTTTACCACCACGCCAGGCGCCATTGTCAGTGGGGACACCGTCGGCGTACCCAAACCGGACCCCAAGCCGATGTACCATGCCGCCAGCCTGCTGGGTGTTGACCCCACGGCCTGCTGGTATGTGGGCGACGCCGAGCGCGACATTGAAGCTGGCCGCGCTGCCGGAATGACCACCGTCCTCGCCGACTACGGCTATATCGCCGACGATGACCAACCCGAAGCCTGGGGAGCCGACTGGCGCATCGCCCAGCCACAAGACCTGCTCCCCCTGCTCCCCACCTCCACCGCTTGA
- the ubiG gene encoding bifunctional 2-polyprenyl-6-hydroxyphenol methylase/3-demethylubiquinol 3-O-methyltransferase UbiG, producing MSTATLNVDPQEIDKFSQLAHKWWDPNSEFKPLHDINPLRLDFIDRIAGLADQCVIDVGCGGGILSEGMARRGATVTGIDLAEKSLKVARLHLLESGQKVDYHCIAVEQMAEEAAGQFDSVVCMEMLEHVPDPASVVRSCAALAKPDGYVFFSTLNRNPVSYLKAVLAAEYVLGLLPRGTHDYGRFLKPSELSRMARDAGLQIVQLQGMDYQPFGQRYQLTDDVSVNYLLACRKA from the coding sequence ATGAGCACCGCCACCCTCAACGTCGACCCGCAAGAGATCGACAAATTCAGCCAGCTGGCCCACAAATGGTGGGACCCGAACAGCGAATTCAAGCCGCTGCACGACATCAACCCGCTGCGGCTGGATTTCATCGACCGCATCGCTGGTCTTGCAGACCAGTGCGTGATCGACGTGGGGTGTGGCGGTGGCATCCTCAGCGAAGGCATGGCGCGACGTGGCGCGACGGTCACCGGCATCGACCTCGCCGAGAAGTCGCTCAAAGTTGCCCGCCTGCACCTGCTGGAGAGCGGGCAGAAAGTGGATTACCACTGCATTGCCGTGGAGCAGATGGCCGAAGAGGCCGCCGGCCAGTTCGATAGTGTGGTGTGCATGGAAATGCTGGAGCACGTACCCGACCCGGCCAGTGTCGTGCGTAGCTGCGCTGCTCTGGCCAAGCCGGATGGTTACGTGTTCTTCTCTACGCTGAACCGCAATCCGGTGTCCTACCTGAAAGCCGTACTCGCAGCCGAATATGTGCTGGGCCTGCTGCCGCGAGGCACCCATGACTATGGGCGTTTTCTCAAGCCCTCCGAGCTCTCCCGCATGGCACGGGATGCTGGCCTGCAGATCGTGCAGCTGCAAGGCATGGACTACCAGCCCTTCGGTCAGCGCTACCAGCTGACTGACGATGTTTCCGTCAACTACCTGCTCGCCTGCCGCAAAGCCTGA